A window from Aerococcus sp. Group 1 encodes these proteins:
- a CDS encoding ABC transporter ATP-binding protein, translating into MKQSPLLTINQLSVAIQGQSYVKDLSLKIYPGQRLGLVGPSGAGKSLTAKAIMHFIHQGDLEIRGEIIYQGLGNLLDLPTKEAQKILPQEIAVIQQEALDSLNPHYTIAAQLELIMEQFQAEVPKADYPKVFQQVLEQVNLSQTDQVLAAKPAQLSGGMKQRVVIAMALLQKPKLILADEPTTALDQANQVSFVRLIKALSEKEEIAVLFISHNLELVSQLCSDIVIIDQGRTIESNTTKALFNHPKAPTTKRLVQSADYRKQASQNFQSQLPQAAQPLLRTEHLSLTYPGAHNPVLQDVNLELYPGEFVGLVGPSGSGKSSLAKLVTGLYPPSQGTIYLNGKALAPEQLSDFQAIQMIFQNPYQAFDPTYKMLVNLRELEKIPWVKARYASQAAFYERINHLAQHLHISEDLMDKYPRQLSGGQSQRFAILRILLTQCPVIVADEIFSALDYDIALELVQLLKDLRDKQSFTLLFISHDLAMVKILCQRIYQIEDGKVIAQ; encoded by the coding sequence ATGAAACAAAGTCCACTATTAACCATCAACCAACTAAGTGTCGCTATCCAGGGCCAAAGCTATGTCAAGGACCTCTCCCTAAAAATCTACCCCGGACAACGCTTAGGCCTAGTGGGGCCTTCCGGTGCCGGTAAAAGCCTCACTGCCAAGGCAATCATGCACTTTATTCACCAAGGTGACCTTGAGATCCGTGGGGAAATTATTTATCAAGGGCTAGGGAACTTACTCGACTTACCCACAAAGGAAGCCCAAAAAATCCTGCCCCAAGAAATTGCCGTCATCCAGCAAGAGGCCTTGGATAGTCTCAATCCTCACTATACCATTGCCGCTCAGTTAGAGCTAATCATGGAGCAATTTCAAGCCGAAGTGCCCAAAGCAGACTATCCTAAAGTATTTCAACAGGTGCTAGAACAAGTGAATTTAAGCCAGACCGACCAGGTTTTAGCCGCCAAACCTGCCCAACTTTCTGGGGGAATGAAACAACGAGTGGTCATCGCCATGGCTCTCTTACAAAAGCCTAAATTAATCTTAGCCGACGAACCTACCACCGCCCTAGACCAGGCTAACCAAGTCAGCTTTGTTCGCTTGATCAAGGCCCTCAGTGAAAAGGAAGAAATCGCTGTCCTTTTTATCAGTCATAACTTAGAACTGGTCAGCCAACTCTGCTCGGATATTGTCATTATTGACCAGGGAAGAACGATTGAAAGTAATACCACCAAGGCTCTCTTTAACCACCCTAAAGCACCGACCACCAAGCGGCTGGTGCAAAGTGCGGACTACCGCAAGCAAGCCAGCCAAAATTTCCAAAGCCAGCTGCCTCAAGCTGCTCAACCGCTCTTACGGACTGAGCATTTAAGCCTGACTTATCCCGGGGCCCACAACCCGGTCCTCCAAGACGTCAATCTTGAACTCTATCCGGGAGAATTTGTCGGTTTAGTCGGCCCCTCAGGTTCGGGAAAATCTAGCCTAGCTAAATTAGTCACTGGGCTCTATCCGCCCAGCCAAGGTACAATCTACTTGAATGGTAAGGCCCTCGCCCCAGAGCAGCTCAGTGATTTTCAAGCCATTCAGATGATCTTTCAAAATCCCTACCAAGCCTTTGACCCCACTTATAAAATGCTTGTGAACCTTAGGGAACTGGAGAAGATTCCTTGGGTCAAAGCCCGTTATGCCTCACAAGCAGCTTTCTACGAGCGGATCAACCACCTGGCCCAGCACCTACATATCAGCGAGGACCTTATGGATAAATACCCCCGCCAACTCTCCGGCGGTCAGAGTCAACGTTTCGCCATTCTGCGCATTCTCTTGACCCAATGTCCTGTTATTGTGGCTGATGAAATCTTTTCCGCCTTAGATTATGACATTGCCTTAGAATTGGTTCAATTACTGAAAGACTTACGAGACAAGCAAAGTTTTACCTTACTCTTTATCTCCCACGACCTGGCCATGGTAAAAATCCTCTGCCAGCGTATTTATCAGATTGAAGACGGCAAAGTCATTGCCCAATAA
- a CDS encoding IS3 family transposase (programmed frameshift), with protein MSKYSLEFKLNLVGDYIAKKGSYRTLANKAGIDPSILRRWVNNYYEFGVDGLKKRRTQQVYTVEFKLNAIELYESTEMSYRELANSLNMNNPSLIANWRRAYHERGLDGLSARKGRPPKVSKKKSQINQIKDSSETNQLSEAKIKELEQRITDLEIENKFLKGLRRRVAQKSQARKEEIVTEITRLHDEKYALKDILSVLKFPKSTYFYWKNKDEEIDKDADLKEEMKDIRETHKDYGYRRMRAELLSRGYKVSKNKVQRLMKIMGIQVTSYTRKTRKYNSYKGTIGEIAPNRINRRFDSTIPYQKITTDTTEFKYYYADDSGNYQTGKLYLDPYMDLFNREIISFKITHQPNGQSMLEGLQAAIEASKLCPYRRTFHSDQGWAYQMKSYTRLLKDHRIFQSMSRKGNCLDNSPMENFFSLLKQEVYYGRTYHSFEELAQAIEDFIIYYNGERIKEKLDFRSPIEFRLHHASFAA; from the exons ATGTCTAAATATTCATTAGAATTTAAACTGAATTTAGTAGGAGACTATATTGCGAAAAAAGGAAGTTATCGAACCTTAGCTAATAAAGCAGGAATAGATCCTTCTATTTTACGAAGGTGGGTTAATAACTATTATGAATTTGGTGTAGATGGTTTAAAGAAAAGGCGGACTCAACAGGTTTATACTGTTGAATTCAAATTAAATGCGATAGAATTGTATGAAAGTACGGAAATGAGTTATCGCGAATTGGCCAATTCATTAAACATGAATAATCCAAGTCTAATCGCTAATTGGCGAAGAGCTTATCATGAAAGAGGACTTGATGGCCTTTCCGCGAGGAAAGGAAGGCCACCTAAAGTGTCTAAAAAGAAATCACAAATCAATCAAATAAAGGATAGCAGCGAAACCAATCAGTTAAGTGAAGCAAAAATAAAGGAACTTGAACAACGGATTACGGATTTAGAAATTGAGAACAAATTTTTAAAAGGATTGAGGAGACGTGTGGCTCAAA AGAGTCAAGCGAGAAAAGAAGAAATAGTGACCGAAATCACACGTCTCCATGATGAAAAATATGCTTTAAAAGATATTCTTAGCGTTTTAAAGTTTCCTAAATCGACCTACTTTTATTGGAAAAATAAAGATGAGGAAATTGATAAGGATGCCGATTTAAAAGAGGAAATGAAAGACATCAGAGAAACCCATAAGGATTATGGTTATCGAAGAATGCGAGCTGAACTGCTTTCCCGTGGTTATAAGGTCAGTAAAAACAAAGTTCAACGCCTAATGAAAATTATGGGGATACAGGTCACTAGCTATACTAGAAAGACAAGAAAATATAATTCCTACAAAGGAACGATTGGAGAGATAGCGCCAAATCGTATCAACCGGCGGTTTGATTCGACCATTCCTTATCAAAAAATAACAACAGACACAACAGAATTTAAATACTACTATGCCGATGATTCTGGGAATTATCAAACTGGAAAACTCTATTTAGATCCTTACATGGATCTATTTAATCGAGAAATTATTTCTTTTAAGATAACACATCAGCCTAATGGACAAAGCATGTTGGAGGGGCTACAAGCTGCCATTGAAGCAAGTAAATTATGTCCATACAGAAGAACCTTTCATTCTGATCAGGGCTGGGCCTATCAAATGAAAAGTTACACCCGGCTCTTGAAGGATCACCGAATTTTTCAAAGTATGTCTCGTAAAGGAAATTGCTTAGATAATTCGCCAATGGAGAATTTCTTTAGTCTACTAAAACAAGAAGTCTACTATGGTCGGACTTATCATTCCTTTGAAGAATTAGCACAAGCGATTGAAGATTTTATAATCTATTACAATGGTGAAAGAATCAAAGAAAAATTAGATTTTAGGAGTCCTATAGAATTTCGTCTTCATCACGCTTCTTTCGCCGCTTAA
- the mnmG gene encoding tRNA uridine-5-carboxymethylaminomethyl(34) synthesis enzyme MnmG has translation MKTFEAGSFDVIVVGAGHAGCEAALASARMGMETLLVTIDINMVAFMPCNPSIGGPAKGVVVREIDALGGEMGKNIDKTYIQMRMLNTGKGPAVRALRAQADKEAYAREMRRTVERQEGLTLRQGIVDDLVVEDGVCRGVITQTGALYRSKATILTMGTSARGEIIIGELKYSAGPNNSQPALNLTKNLAEKYGFDITRFKTGTPPRVDKKTVDFSKMEIQPGSAEPNHFSFMTPDENYIPVSEQVPCHLTFTNAKTHELIRANLDRAPMFTGIVEGVGARYCPSIEDKIVRFADKPKHQLFLEPEGRDNEEIYLQGLSTSLPEDVQIEMVHSITGMEKAQIIRDGYAIEYDVVRPSQLKATFETKAIENLYTAGQTNGTSGYEEAAGQGLYAGINAVLKIQGKEAFILGRDEAYIGVLVDDLVTKGTTEPYRLLTSRAEYRLLLRHDNADWRLTEKGYEIGLVTEDRYQAFKAHQAAVNEELDRLEHTRLKPSDDLQAYLESKGSSRLKDGILASELLRRPELSIDDILKFAPGDKDLGHKVYEEVAVAIKYAGYIEKAQKQVKRLRKMEGKLIPEDIDYSQIEGLATEAKDRLSTIEPRTLAQASRVSGVNPADVSILAVYLESATVTKKDETTGTKGRKNS, from the coding sequence ATGAAGACTTTTGAAGCGGGAAGCTTTGATGTCATTGTGGTTGGTGCTGGACATGCAGGTTGTGAAGCGGCCCTAGCCAGTGCCCGGATGGGAATGGAAACCTTACTGGTCACTATTGATATTAATATGGTGGCCTTTATGCCATGTAACCCCTCGATTGGTGGACCCGCCAAGGGGGTCGTGGTGAGAGAGATTGACGCCTTGGGTGGCGAAATGGGTAAGAATATTGATAAGACCTATATCCAAATGCGGATGCTCAATACCGGGAAGGGGCCGGCTGTTCGCGCTTTGCGGGCCCAAGCCGATAAGGAAGCTTATGCCCGGGAAATGCGCCGGACGGTGGAAAGACAGGAAGGCTTGACCCTCCGCCAAGGAATTGTTGATGACCTGGTGGTAGAAGATGGGGTCTGCCGGGGTGTCATTACTCAAACCGGGGCTCTCTACCGGTCTAAAGCTACCATTTTGACTATGGGGACCAGTGCTCGGGGCGAAATTATTATCGGTGAATTAAAGTATTCCGCCGGGCCTAATAACTCCCAACCCGCTCTCAATTTAACCAAAAATTTAGCCGAAAAATATGGTTTCGATATTACCCGCTTTAAGACAGGAACCCCGCCTCGGGTGGATAAGAAGACCGTCGACTTCTCTAAGATGGAAATCCAACCCGGTAGCGCAGAACCTAACCATTTTTCCTTTATGACTCCTGACGAGAATTATATTCCCGTTTCTGAACAAGTGCCCTGCCATCTCACCTTTACCAATGCCAAAACCCATGAATTGATTCGGGCTAATTTGGACCGGGCGCCTATGTTTACTGGGATTGTAGAAGGAGTCGGGGCGCGCTACTGTCCTTCTATTGAAGACAAGATTGTCCGCTTCGCTGATAAGCCTAAGCATCAACTTTTCTTGGAACCAGAAGGCCGGGATAATGAGGAAATCTACCTGCAAGGCTTGTCTACCTCCCTACCAGAGGATGTCCAAATCGAAATGGTTCATTCCATTACCGGGATGGAAAAGGCCCAAATCATCCGTGATGGTTATGCCATTGAGTATGATGTGGTCCGGCCTAGTCAATTGAAGGCTACCTTTGAAACCAAGGCCATTGAAAACCTCTATACCGCAGGTCAGACCAATGGGACCTCGGGTTATGAAGAAGCTGCCGGTCAAGGACTCTATGCGGGCATCAATGCCGTGTTAAAAATCCAAGGCAAGGAAGCCTTTATCCTCGGTCGGGATGAAGCTTACATTGGTGTCTTAGTGGATGACTTGGTCACCAAGGGGACGACCGAGCCTTACCGTCTACTGACTTCTCGGGCTGAATACCGGCTCCTGCTCCGCCACGACAATGCTGACTGGCGCCTGACGGAGAAAGGCTATGAAATCGGCCTGGTCACTGAAGACCGCTACCAAGCCTTTAAGGCCCACCAAGCTGCGGTCAATGAGGAATTGGACCGCTTGGAACATACACGCTTGAAACCAAGCGATGACCTCCAAGCCTATCTCGAATCGAAAGGATCTTCCCGCTTGAAAGACGGGATTTTGGCCTCTGAACTCTTACGTCGACCAGAACTTTCGATTGACGATATCTTAAAATTTGCCCCTGGCGATAAAGACCTGGGCCATAAAGTCTATGAAGAAGTGGCTGTTGCCATTAAGTATGCTGGTTATATTGAAAAGGCGCAAAAACAAGTCAAGCGCCTACGTAAAATGGAAGGTAAGTTGATACCTGAAGATATTGACTACAGTCAAATCGAAGGCCTTGCTACTGAAGCAAAGGACCGCTTATCAACCATTGAACCCAGGACCCTGGCCCAAGCCAGTCGAGTATCTGGAGTCAATCCCGCTGACGTCTCTATCCTAGCCGTCTACCTAGAGAGTGCGACAGTCACAAAAAAGGACGAAACCACTGGAACTAAAGGGAGAAAGAATTCTTGA
- a CDS encoding helix-turn-helix domain-containing protein, with protein sequence MILADKILHLRKQAGWSQEELAQQLNVSRQSISKWERAEAIPDLEKILDLARIFGVTTDYLIKDELDQVDYSAGDEGPLEAGLPKLSIEEANAFIAARLKGAHRLALGAFLCILAGVPITVLGILSEGQGWFHVQGQISILGISLTLAIVAIAVALFVKNSQDLKAYQFICEGQFTPAYGVSGLASEGLKRYQASYQRGLVLGISFCILSGIPLLWGSISEENTSLALGFTLTLVLVALGVYQLVKVISRRNTFRYLLQDEDLLGERGDRELDDQIDRYMEIYWPLVLAIYLGYSFWTHDWGRSWIIFPVAGLLSAVLENLLKVVLKD encoded by the coding sequence ATGATTTTAGCCGACAAGATTTTACATTTGAGGAAACAGGCAGGCTGGTCCCAAGAAGAACTGGCCCAACAATTAAATGTTTCCCGGCAATCGATTTCTAAATGGGAGCGGGCCGAAGCTATTCCCGATTTAGAGAAAATATTAGACCTTGCCCGAATTTTTGGAGTGACCACCGATTATCTGATTAAAGATGAATTAGACCAAGTAGACTATAGTGCGGGTGATGAGGGTCCCTTAGAGGCTGGCCTCCCCAAACTATCGATTGAAGAAGCCAATGCTTTTATCGCTGCTCGCTTGAAAGGGGCCCATAGGTTAGCTTTGGGTGCTTTCCTCTGTATCCTAGCTGGGGTCCCGATCACGGTTTTGGGGATATTAAGTGAAGGCCAGGGTTGGTTTCATGTCCAGGGTCAAATATCGATTCTCGGGATCTCCTTGACCTTGGCTATTGTAGCCATTGCCGTCGCCCTGTTTGTAAAGAATAGCCAAGACTTAAAAGCCTACCAATTCATTTGTGAGGGACAATTTACCCCAGCTTATGGGGTCAGTGGCTTGGCCAGTGAAGGGCTCAAACGCTACCAAGCCTCCTACCAGCGGGGCTTAGTTTTAGGGATCTCCTTTTGTATCTTGTCGGGGATCCCGCTCCTATGGGGGTCGATTAGTGAAGAAAATACCTCTCTGGCTCTGGGCTTCACTTTGACCCTTGTCCTTGTTGCTTTGGGCGTCTATCAACTCGTCAAGGTAATCAGCCGCAGAAACACTTTCCGCTACCTCTTACAAGATGAAGACTTGCTAGGCGAACGTGGCGACCGGGAGCTGGACGATCAAATTGATCGTTATATGGAAATTTACTGGCCCTTGGTCCTGGCCATCTACCTGGGCTATAGTTTTTGGACCCATGACTGGGGTCGGTCCTGGATCATCTTCCCAGTCGCGGGACTCCTCAGTGCAGTCCTAGAAAATCTGCTGAAAGTAGTTTTGAAAGATTAA
- the mnmE gene encoding tRNA uridine-5-carboxymethylaminomethyl(34) synthesis GTPase MnmE produces MFTEGFDTIADTIAAISTAPGEGAIGIVRLSGDQALAIADTVYQMGTKQLANQDSHTIHYGHIVDPQSEQELDEVMVTVLRAPKTYTREDIVEINCHGGMVATDRILQLVLREGARMAEPGEFTKRAFLNGRIDLTQAEAVQDMIRSKTDRSMDQAMKQLDGKLSTKISTLRNRISDAMVQVEVNIDYPEYEEEEMTLELLDQTADTIQAELQRLLTTAKQGKILRDGIETAIIGRPNVGKSSLLNHLLREDKAIVTDIEGTTRDTIEEYVNLRGVPLKLVDTAGIRDTEDVVEKIGVERSRKAMEEADLVLLILNQSEPLQAMDRELLTMTKDSNRIILLNKTDLDPALSLDDLADYADKEEIIKTSITQDQGVDDLEERISQLFFSGQTGDRDATYVSNTRHIDLLQKASQAIAEAKEAISLGTPVDLIQIDFNRAFEFLGEITGENAPDELITKLFSQFCLGK; encoded by the coding sequence ATGTTTACTGAAGGTTTTGATACCATTGCTGATACCATTGCTGCGATTTCAACGGCACCGGGGGAAGGCGCGATTGGGATTGTGCGCTTGTCAGGCGACCAAGCTCTAGCCATTGCCGATACCGTCTACCAAATGGGGACCAAGCAACTGGCCAACCAGGATTCCCATACTATTCATTATGGCCACATTGTTGATCCGCAAAGCGAACAAGAATTGGATGAGGTCATGGTCACTGTTTTGCGCGCGCCTAAGACCTATACCCGCGAAGACATTGTCGAAATTAACTGCCACGGGGGTATGGTGGCCACTGACCGAATCTTGCAATTGGTTCTGAGGGAAGGGGCGCGGATGGCGGAGCCGGGGGAATTTACCAAGCGGGCCTTTCTCAATGGCCGAATTGACTTGACCCAAGCCGAAGCGGTCCAAGACATGATCCGGTCGAAAACGGACCGGTCCATGGACCAAGCCATGAAACAATTAGATGGGAAATTATCCACTAAAATCTCTACTCTACGGAATCGGATTTCGGACGCCATGGTCCAAGTGGAGGTCAACATTGACTATCCGGAATACGAAGAAGAAGAGATGACTCTGGAACTTTTAGACCAAACCGCTGATACTATCCAAGCCGAATTACAAAGGTTACTCACGACGGCTAAGCAAGGCAAGATTCTTCGTGATGGGATTGAAACGGCTATTATTGGCCGGCCCAATGTGGGGAAATCCAGCCTCTTGAACCATCTCTTACGTGAAGACAAGGCCATTGTGACCGATATTGAAGGGACTACCCGCGATACGATTGAAGAATATGTCAACTTACGGGGCGTGCCACTGAAATTAGTCGATACGGCTGGGATTCGCGATACCGAAGATGTCGTCGAAAAGATTGGGGTAGAACGGAGTCGTAAGGCCATGGAAGAAGCTGACCTGGTGCTCTTAATCCTCAACCAAAGTGAACCCTTACAGGCGATGGACCGGGAACTCTTAACCATGACTAAGGACTCCAATCGGATTATTCTCTTGAATAAGACTGATCTCGACCCGGCTTTAAGCCTTGACGACCTGGCCGACTATGCTGATAAGGAAGAGATCATCAAAACCTCGATTACTCAAGACCAAGGGGTGGATGACTTGGAAGAAAGAATTTCTCAGCTCTTCTTCTCGGGCCAAACCGGCGACCGGGATGCTACTTATGTATCCAACACCCGCCACATTGACCTCCTCCAAAAAGCCAGCCAAGCCATTGCTGAAGCCAAGGAAGCCATTAGTCTGGGCACGCCCGTTGATTTAATCCAAATCGACTTTAACCGGGCCTTTGAATTTCTCGGCGAAATTACCGGAGAAAATGCCCCTGATGAATTGATTACTAAACTCTTTAGTCAATTCTGTTTAGGGAAATAG
- a CDS encoding energy-coupling factor ABC transporter ATP-binding protein: MMLSVKHLSFAYQGHTVFEDISYDFSKGQVIGLMGANGTGKTTLMRILTGLIPVEKGMVLFQGQPLSYKKKALYQLRQAVNMVFQDPNQQLFYPTVQDDVAFALHNLKRDPAEIKDRVASALKALAIDHLASRPIQTLSYGQKKRVALAGILVIQPAMILLDEPTVGLDPAGVKDLTKIIQDLVKQGHRFLISSHDMAFLYQLCDQYLAIADKGIVAQGDSEAVFKSQAFMESIGLELPWQVRLLDE; the protein is encoded by the coding sequence ATGATGTTAAGTGTCAAACACCTATCTTTTGCCTACCAAGGGCATACCGTATTTGAAGATATTTCTTATGATTTTTCCAAGGGCCAGGTGATCGGTCTGATGGGGGCCAATGGGACCGGAAAGACCACCCTGATGCGGATTTTAACTGGTCTGATTCCGGTGGAGAAAGGGATGGTGCTCTTCCAAGGCCAACCCCTCTCCTATAAGAAGAAGGCCCTCTACCAACTTCGCCAAGCGGTCAATATGGTCTTTCAAGACCCCAACCAACAGCTCTTTTACCCCACGGTTCAAGACGATGTGGCCTTTGCCCTCCATAATTTAAAGCGCGACCCGGCTGAAATAAAAGACCGGGTGGCGAGTGCCCTCAAGGCCCTGGCGATCGATCACTTGGCTAGCCGCCCGATTCAAACTCTTTCCTATGGGCAAAAGAAGCGGGTGGCTTTGGCGGGAATTTTAGTGATCCAGCCCGCTATGATCCTCTTGGATGAACCCACTGTGGGGCTAGACCCGGCTGGGGTGAAAGACCTGACTAAAATCATCCAAGACTTGGTCAAACAGGGCCATCGTTTCTTGATCTCAAGCCATGACATGGCCTTTCTCTACCAGCTCTGTGACCAATATTTGGCCATCGCTGATAAGGGCATTGTGGCCCAAGGGGATAGTGAGGCGGTCTTTAAGTCCCAGGCCTTTATGGAAAGTATTGGCCTAGAACTCCCCTGGCAAGTCCGACTCCTCGACGAGTAA
- the cbiQ gene encoding cobalt ECF transporter T component CbiQ, translated as MGIDRYTYQSKWAKKSGKFKFAFWLLGILVAFSGWNSLEVVYTLLIMTLTLYLVPIRLRTYLNLYIGPVLFLAFSSLALLVSVSQEPALFSWSLSLGDYYLGLLSGQFSYTLTLIIRALTAITVTFLFTLTTPLKQILQLMKQAHIPYVVIELVLLMYRFIFVLLDDVVVVYQAQNLRYGYSHPRVSIHSLALLAKVVFERSLYRFTEMTDTLDLKLYQDEFYLD; from the coding sequence ATGGGGATTGATCGTTATACCTATCAATCCAAGTGGGCTAAGAAGTCCGGCAAGTTTAAGTTTGCTTTTTGGCTCTTGGGGATTCTAGTGGCCTTTTCGGGGTGGAATAGCTTAGAAGTGGTCTATACCCTCCTGATCATGACTCTTACCCTCTATCTGGTGCCTATTAGGCTAAGGACCTACCTGAATTTATATATTGGTCCGGTTCTGTTTTTGGCCTTTTCTAGCCTGGCCTTGTTGGTGTCTGTTAGCCAAGAGCCCGCTCTTTTTTCCTGGTCCTTATCACTGGGAGATTATTACCTGGGGCTGTTAAGTGGTCAGTTTTCCTATACCTTGACCCTAATTATTAGGGCTTTGACAGCGATCACGGTGACTTTTTTATTTACCCTGACTACGCCACTAAAGCAGATCTTACAATTGATGAAGCAAGCCCACATCCCTTATGTGGTGATTGAATTGGTCCTCTTGATGTACCGTTTTATCTTTGTCCTCTTAGACGATGTGGTGGTGGTCTACCAGGCCCAAAACTTGCGCTATGGCTACTCCCACCCTAGAGTGTCTATTCATTCCCTGGCCTTACTGGCTAAGGTAGTTTTCGAGCGGTCATTGTATCGCTTTACGGAAATGACTGACACCTTAGATTTGAAACTCTACCAGGATGAATTTTACCTGGATTAG
- a CDS encoding energy-coupling factor ABC transporter substrate-binding protein, whose amino-acid sequence MKKKNLLLILLALLIMFIPLFTIDGEYEGSDGGAEELIGELDESYTPWFEPIFEPASGEIESLLFTLQGSIGTGIICGIVGYYLGKNKGLDQGKR is encoded by the coding sequence ATGAAAAAGAAAAATTTATTACTCATCTTATTAGCCCTATTAATTATGTTTATCCCCTTGTTTACCATTGATGGTGAATACGAAGGTTCCGATGGTGGGGCTGAAGAATTGATTGGGGAATTAGACGAATCCTATACTCCTTGGTTTGAACCCATCTTTGAACCTGCTTCCGGTGAAATTGAAAGTTTACTCTTTACCTTACAAGGAAGCATTGGGACCGGGATTATTTGTGGGATCGTTGGATACTATTTAGGCAAGAATAAAGGCCTAGACCAAGGTAAGAGATAA
- a CDS encoding energy-coupling factor ABC transporter permease — protein MHLSKSQALKLFLAAFLFLLVAFSEPAHAMHIMEGYLPLKWVIIWFAIFIPFFCYGVYQIKESVKKDSKNKVLLALSGAFIFILSSLKIPSVTGSTSHPTGVGVGTYLFGPGVISVLGTICLLFQALFLAHGGLTTLGANAFSMAVVGPFVGYAVYRLGEKINLPSSVNIFLCAALADLATYMTTSFQLALAHPDPALGVFAAAMKFMGVFMITQIPLAIVEGLLSVVMVNMINDTVLKEVKK, from the coding sequence ATGCATTTATCTAAAAGTCAAGCCCTAAAGTTATTTCTAGCGGCTTTCTTGTTTTTATTAGTGGCCTTTTCTGAACCTGCCCACGCCATGCACATTATGGAGGGTTACTTGCCACTGAAATGGGTAATCATTTGGTTTGCGATTTTCATTCCCTTCTTCTGCTACGGGGTTTACCAAATTAAGGAAAGCGTCAAAAAAGATAGTAAAAATAAGGTCTTATTAGCCCTCAGTGGTGCCTTTATCTTTATCCTATCTTCCTTGAAAATTCCATCCGTGACTGGGTCAACCTCCCATCCTACGGGTGTCGGTGTGGGGACCTATTTATTTGGACCTGGGGTGATTAGCGTTTTAGGGACTATCTGTCTCTTATTCCAAGCCCTCTTCCTAGCTCACGGTGGTTTAACCACACTGGGTGCCAATGCTTTCTCGATGGCGGTTGTAGGACCATTTGTTGGTTACGCCGTTTACCGTTTAGGCGAAAAAATCAACCTTCCAAGTAGTGTCAATATTTTCCTCTGTGCAGCCTTAGCTGACTTGGCCACCTATATGACCACCTCCTTCCAATTGGCTTTGGCTCACCCTGATCCTGCCTTAGGGGTCTTTGCAGCAGCTATGAAATTTATGGGCGTCTTTATGATTACCCAAATTCCTCTAGCTATTGTTGAAGGGCTACTTTCCGTGGTAATGGTGAATATGATTAACGACACCGTCTTGAAAGAGGTGAAGAAATAG